A stretch of Schistocerca nitens isolate TAMUIC-IGC-003100 chromosome 6, iqSchNite1.1, whole genome shotgun sequence DNA encodes these proteins:
- the LOC126263304 gene encoding piggyBac transposable element-derived protein 3-like codes for MTRKSQEEMFMEWLEIPLSSDDDLECFSDDSIQDETYVAPESVDCDSDSSDEESQVPVIRTEDVSGTRQSDVIMKESTSQLSDNALKLPCSSKNVTKNSRSVVWKDKQLIIPELQSKFHGNTSLPEEVINVNTPYQFFKHIFPSKLFDLIVEESHRYSVQCNPDRPIDLSCDDIKKLIGICLVISIVHVPNTRDYWGEVTGTHLIKTTMTVNQYEQIRKFLHFNDNSAMIPRGEKGHDRLFKIRPIIEMMRSRFQTVPVEECVSVDEQICSTKARSYLKQYMPNKPHKYGYKLFVISGISGYAHEFEIFTGDENEPEKRVTGEEDLGASANVVVRLSRILPRNMNHKLYCDNYYTSLPLLVWLHKQGIYSLGTVRRNRVPDCKLPSEAELKKMARGASVERVATVDGVDISNVVWKDNKSVMLLSTLAGQQPIHEAGRYDKKTKSRITIPCPQIIKLYNKHMGGVDLLDSIMGRHKILVKSRKWYIRLFYHLLDM; via the coding sequence ATGACTCGAAAGAGTCAAGAAGAAATGTTTATGGAATGGTTAGAGATTCCACTAAGCAGTGATGACGATCTTGAGTGTTTCTCTGACGATTCCATTCAAGATgagacatatgttgctccagaatctgttgattgtgatagtgacagtagtgacgaagaaagtcaagtaccagtaattaggactgaagatgtttctggaacaagacaatctgatgttataatgaaggaatcgacgtcacagttgtctgataatgctctgaaactgccatgcagcagcaaaaatgttaccaaaaacagcaggagtgtggtttggaaagataaacagttgattattcccgaactgcagtcaaaatttcatggcaatacttcgttaccagaagaagtaataaacgtaaatactccataccaattcttcaaacatatatttccatctaaattgtttgatctaattgtcgaagagtctcatagatacagtgtgcagtgtaatcctgatagaccaatagatttatcctgtgatgacataaaaaaattgATAGGCATCTGTCTCGTAATATCAATAGTTCATGTACCTAATACGAGGGATTACTGGGGAGAAGTTACTGGTACTCATCTGATCAAGACAACAATGACAGTGAATCAGTATGAGCAAATACGTAagtttcttcacttcaatgacaacAGTGCAATGATACCCAGGGGTGAAAAAGGTCATGATAGACTCTTCAAGATAAGACCCATAATAGAAATGATGAGATCTCGGTTTCAAACAGTACCTGTTGAGGAGTGTGTTTCTGTTGATGAACAGATATGTTCAACAAAGGCTAGAAGTTATTTGAAACAATACATGCCAAACAAGCCTCATAAATATGGatacaaattatttgttattagtggCATATCTGGTTATGCCCACGAATTTGAGATTTTCACTGGAGATGAAAATGAACCAGAAAAAAGAGTGACTGGGGAGGAAGACTTGGGAGCAAGTGCAAATGTTGTAGTTCGCCTCAGTAGGATACTACCAAGAAATATGAACCACAAACTGTACTGTGACAATTATTACACAAGTCTGCCACTGCTTGTATGGTTACATAAACAAGGAATTTACTCACTTGGGACAGTCAGAAGAAACAGAGTGCCAGACTGCAAGCTCCCTTCAGAAGCTGAGCTGAAGAAAATGGCACGAGGTGCATCAGTAGAGCGCGTCGCAACAGTGGATGGTGTCGACATATCAAATGTAGTGTGGAAAGATAACAAGAGTGTGatgttgctttctacacttgctggacagcagcctattcatgaagcagggaggtatgacaaaaaaacaaagtcaagaataacaataccttgtccacaaataattaagctctacaataaacatatgggaggtgttgaccttcTTGACAGCATAATGGGTCGACATAAAATTCTTGTGAAAAGTCGAAAATGGTATATAAGATTGTTTTACCATCTCCTGGACATGTGA